The Phyllopteryx taeniolatus isolate TA_2022b chromosome 7, UOR_Ptae_1.2, whole genome shotgun sequence genome has a segment encoding these proteins:
- the hook1 gene encoding protein Hook homolog 1 isoform X4: protein MDENKTVLVESLIIWLQTFNTSALCTTVEDLTTGAAISQALHQIDPSWFTDGWLARIKTDVDDNWRLKLNNLKKILQMVLEYYNEVLVQGLFGFPLPDVALVAEHSDPVELGRLLQLVLGCAVKCERKQEYIQIIMTLEESVQHVVMAAIQELLHRETMTPLGAELSGDLEQQLRKALEELTELSSEKEALAQRCQELDQQVAILQEEHNILLAENDVLTDRANQLDTFDDPNTPSGRKHSQLQQQLEALQEENFRLEAAKDDYRIHCEELEKQLVEVQHRNDELTGLAEESRSLKDELDVLRNCSDRVVMLEASVETYKRKLENLGDLKRQMKLLEENNTIYMQNTVSLEEELRKANAARAQLETYKRQVQELHRKLSDETRRADNQAFEMKKLEEKHELVVKEKERVIVERDSLKELNEELRCTQAQQRQLSQAGMLPCRSPSHDNLAAELIPVEHREKFIRLQHENRMLRVQQEEIEREKIASLQAQLEDAHKSHSQLDTENRLSRQRVSELQQQVEDLQKALQSQAVKPDDSNLKRKLDAHMVQLNEAQDEIMKKKELLEDLQPDNTQNSLKVDELMAALKKKDDDMRAMEERYKMYLEKARNVIRALDPKLNPATAEIHALRNQLADRDKQILNLERQCEQARLREYEEKLIVSAWYNKRYSCRRTGARTSYSNKGWIEA from the exons ATGGACGAGAACAAAACGGTTTTGGTGGAGAGCCTCATAATATGG ctacAGACATTCAACACGTCTGCACTGTGCACAACAGTAGAGGACCTGACCACAGGAGCTGCCATATCACAGGCTTTACATCAAAT AGACCCGTCGTGGTTCACTGACGGATGGCTCGCTCGCATCAAAACAGACGTGGACGACAACTGGAGGCTGAAG TTGAACAACCTGAAGAAGATCCTGCAGATGGTGCTAGAGTATTACAACGAG GTCTTGGTCCAAGGGCTCTTTGGCTTCCCCCTGCCAGACGTGGCCCTGGTTGCTGAGCACTCGGACCCTGTGGAGCTGGGCAGGCTGCTGCAGCTCGTCCTGGGCTGCGCCGTCAAATGTGAGCGCAAGCAAG AATACATCCAGATCATCATGACGCTGGAGGAGTCCGTGCAACACGTCGTCATGGCAGCCATCCAGGAG cTATTACATAGAGAGACCATGACCCCCTTAGGAGCAGAACTGTCTGGGGACCTGGAACAGCAG CTCAGAAAAGCTCTGGAGGAACTTACGGAACTTTCGTCAGAGAAGGAAGCGCTCGCGCAACGCTGCCAGGAGTTGGACCAGCAG GTGGCCATTCTCCAAGAGGAGCATAACATCCTGCTGGCCGAGAACGATGTCCTGACCGACCGAGCCAATCAGCTGGACACCTTCGACGATCCCAACACGCCGTCGGGCAGGAAGCACAGCCAGTTACAGCAGCAGCTGGAAGCGTTGCAGGAGGAGAACTTCAG GTTGGAGGCTGCCAAGGACGATTACAGGATCCACTGCGAGGAGCTGGAGAAGCAGCTGGTGGAAGTCCAGCACCGCAACGACGAGCTCACCGGCCTGGCGGAGGAGTCCCGATCGCTCAAAGACGAGCTGGACGTCCTcag gAATTGTTCCGACCGGGTGGTGATGCTGGAGGCCTCGGTGGAGACGTACAAGCGAAAGCTGGAGAACCTGGGGGACCTGAAGAGGCAGATGAAGCTTTTAGAGGAGAACAACACCATCTACATGCAGAACACCGTCAGCCTGGAGGAGGAGCTGCGCAAGGCCAACGCCGCCCGTGCGCAGCTGGAGACGTACAAGCGCCAG GTCCAAGAACTCCACAGAAAGTTGTCGGACGAGACGAGGCGAGCGGACAACCAGGCCTTTGAGATGAAGAAGCTGGAGGAGAAACACGAGTTGGTGGTGAAGGAGAAAGAG CGCGTCATCGTGGAAAGAGACTCCCTGAAGGAACTCAATGAGGAACTTCGGTGCACCCAAGCGCAGCAGCGCCAGCTCTCCCAAGCAG GGATGCTTCCTTGCAGGAGCCCCAGCCACGATAACCTGGCAGCAGAATTGATCCCCGTCGAGCACAG AGAGAAGTTCATCAGGCTTCAGCACGAGAACAGGATGCTGAGAGTGCAGCAGGAGGAGATTGAGCGGGAGAAGATCGCCTCTCTGCAGGCTCAGCTGGAGGATGCGCACAAGAGTCACAGCCAACTGGACACAGAGAACAG ATTGAGTCGCCAGCGGGTCAGCGAGCTACAGCAGCAGGTTGAGGATCTCCAGAAGGCTCTGCAGAGTCAGGCCGTCAAGCCCGATGAC TCAAACCTGAAGCGGAAACTGGATGCGCACAT GGTCCAGCTGAATGAGGCTCAGGACGAAATAATGAAGAAGAAAGAACTGCTGGAGGACCTGCAGCCCGACAacactcagaact CGTTAAAGGTGGACGAGCTCATGGCTGCACTGAAGAAGAAGGATGACGACATGAGGGCCATGGAGGAAAGGTACAAAATGTACCTGGAGAAAGCTCGCAAT GTGATCCGAGCTCTCGACCCTAAACTGAACCCTGCCACCGCTGAGATCCACGCTCTGAGGAACCAGCTGGCAGACCGAGACAAGCAAATCCTCAACCTTGAG CGTCAGTGCGAGCAGGCCCGACTGCGCGAATATGAGGAGAAGCTGATCGTCTCGGCTTGGTACAACAAG agaTATTCTTGCAGAAGGACAGGCGCACGGACTTCATATTCAAATAAAG GCTGGATTGAAGCATAA
- the hook1 gene encoding protein Hook homolog 1 isoform X1, which produces MDENKTVLVESLIIWLQTFNTSALCTTVEDLTTGAAISQALHQIDPSWFTDGWLARIKTDVDDNWRLKLNNLKKILQMVLEYYNEVLVQGLFGFPLPDVALVAEHSDPVELGRLLQLVLGCAVKCERKQEYIQIIMTLEESVQHVVMAAIQELLHRETMTPLGAELSGDLEQQLRKALEELTELSSEKEALAQRCQELDQQVAILQEEHNILLAENDVLTDRANQLDTFDDPNTPSGRKHSQLQQQLEALQEENFRLEAAKDDYRIHCEELEKQLVEVQHRNDELTGLAEESRSLKDELDVLRNCSDRVVMLEASVETYKRKLENLGDLKRQMKLLEENNTIYMQNTVSLEEELRKANAARAQLETYKRQVQELHRKLSDETRRADNQAFEMKKLEEKHELVVKEKERVIVERDSLKELNEELRCTQAQQRQLSQAGMLPCRSPSHDNLAAELIPVEHREKFIRLQHENRMLRVQQEEIEREKIASLQAQLEDAHKSHSQLDTENRLSRQRVSELQQQVEDLQKALQSQAVKPDDSNLKRKLDAHMVQLNEAQDEIMKKKELLEDLQPDNTQNSLKVDELMAALKKKDDDMRAMEERYKMYLEKARNVIRALDPKLNPATAEIHALRNQLADRDKQILNLERQCEQARLREYEEKLIVSAWYNKRYSCRRTGARTSYSNKGLQDLKWAIPSLRVHQPSLQSAYPACFWNVGGIWSTWRKSTQTRGEHANSTQGARFEPGSSVL; this is translated from the exons ATGGACGAGAACAAAACGGTTTTGGTGGAGAGCCTCATAATATGG ctacAGACATTCAACACGTCTGCACTGTGCACAACAGTAGAGGACCTGACCACAGGAGCTGCCATATCACAGGCTTTACATCAAAT AGACCCGTCGTGGTTCACTGACGGATGGCTCGCTCGCATCAAAACAGACGTGGACGACAACTGGAGGCTGAAG TTGAACAACCTGAAGAAGATCCTGCAGATGGTGCTAGAGTATTACAACGAG GTCTTGGTCCAAGGGCTCTTTGGCTTCCCCCTGCCAGACGTGGCCCTGGTTGCTGAGCACTCGGACCCTGTGGAGCTGGGCAGGCTGCTGCAGCTCGTCCTGGGCTGCGCCGTCAAATGTGAGCGCAAGCAAG AATACATCCAGATCATCATGACGCTGGAGGAGTCCGTGCAACACGTCGTCATGGCAGCCATCCAGGAG cTATTACATAGAGAGACCATGACCCCCTTAGGAGCAGAACTGTCTGGGGACCTGGAACAGCAG CTCAGAAAAGCTCTGGAGGAACTTACGGAACTTTCGTCAGAGAAGGAAGCGCTCGCGCAACGCTGCCAGGAGTTGGACCAGCAG GTGGCCATTCTCCAAGAGGAGCATAACATCCTGCTGGCCGAGAACGATGTCCTGACCGACCGAGCCAATCAGCTGGACACCTTCGACGATCCCAACACGCCGTCGGGCAGGAAGCACAGCCAGTTACAGCAGCAGCTGGAAGCGTTGCAGGAGGAGAACTTCAG GTTGGAGGCTGCCAAGGACGATTACAGGATCCACTGCGAGGAGCTGGAGAAGCAGCTGGTGGAAGTCCAGCACCGCAACGACGAGCTCACCGGCCTGGCGGAGGAGTCCCGATCGCTCAAAGACGAGCTGGACGTCCTcag gAATTGTTCCGACCGGGTGGTGATGCTGGAGGCCTCGGTGGAGACGTACAAGCGAAAGCTGGAGAACCTGGGGGACCTGAAGAGGCAGATGAAGCTTTTAGAGGAGAACAACACCATCTACATGCAGAACACCGTCAGCCTGGAGGAGGAGCTGCGCAAGGCCAACGCCGCCCGTGCGCAGCTGGAGACGTACAAGCGCCAG GTCCAAGAACTCCACAGAAAGTTGTCGGACGAGACGAGGCGAGCGGACAACCAGGCCTTTGAGATGAAGAAGCTGGAGGAGAAACACGAGTTGGTGGTGAAGGAGAAAGAG CGCGTCATCGTGGAAAGAGACTCCCTGAAGGAACTCAATGAGGAACTTCGGTGCACCCAAGCGCAGCAGCGCCAGCTCTCCCAAGCAG GGATGCTTCCTTGCAGGAGCCCCAGCCACGATAACCTGGCAGCAGAATTGATCCCCGTCGAGCACAG AGAGAAGTTCATCAGGCTTCAGCACGAGAACAGGATGCTGAGAGTGCAGCAGGAGGAGATTGAGCGGGAGAAGATCGCCTCTCTGCAGGCTCAGCTGGAGGATGCGCACAAGAGTCACAGCCAACTGGACACAGAGAACAG ATTGAGTCGCCAGCGGGTCAGCGAGCTACAGCAGCAGGTTGAGGATCTCCAGAAGGCTCTGCAGAGTCAGGCCGTCAAGCCCGATGAC TCAAACCTGAAGCGGAAACTGGATGCGCACAT GGTCCAGCTGAATGAGGCTCAGGACGAAATAATGAAGAAGAAAGAACTGCTGGAGGACCTGCAGCCCGACAacactcagaact CGTTAAAGGTGGACGAGCTCATGGCTGCACTGAAGAAGAAGGATGACGACATGAGGGCCATGGAGGAAAGGTACAAAATGTACCTGGAGAAAGCTCGCAAT GTGATCCGAGCTCTCGACCCTAAACTGAACCCTGCCACCGCTGAGATCCACGCTCTGAGGAACCAGCTGGCAGACCGAGACAAGCAAATCCTCAACCTTGAG CGTCAGTGCGAGCAGGCCCGACTGCGCGAATATGAGGAGAAGCTGATCGTCTCGGCTTGGTACAACAAG agaTATTCTTGCAGAAGGACAGGCGCACGGACTTCATATTCAAATAAAG
- the hook1 gene encoding protein Hook homolog 1 isoform X3, translating into MDENKTVLVESLIIWLQTFNTSALCTTVEDLTTGAAISQALHQIDPSWFTDGWLARIKTDVDDNWRLKLNNLKKILQMVLEYYNEVLVQGLFGFPLPDVALVAEHSDPVELGRLLQLVLGCAVKCERKQEYIQIIMTLEESVQHVVMAAIQELLHRETMTPLGAELSGDLEQQLRKALEELTELSSEKEALAQRCQELDQQVAILQEEHNILLAENDVLTDRANQLDTFDDPNTPSGRKHSQLQQQLEALQEENFRLEAAKDDYRIHCEELEKQLVEVQHRNDELTGLAEESRSLKDELDVLRNCSDRVVMLEASVETYKRKLENLGDLKRQMKLLEENNTIYMQNTVSLEEELRKANAARAQLETYKRQVQELHRKLSDETRRADNQAFEMKKLEEKHELVVKEKERVIVERDSLKELNEELRCTQAQQRQLSQAGMLPCRSPSHDNLAAELIPVEHREKFIRLQHENRMLRVQQEEIEREKIASLQAQLEDAHKSHSQLDTENRLSRQRVSELQQQVEDLQKALQSQAVKPDDSNLKRKLDAHMVQLNEAQDEIMKKKELLEDLQPDNTQNSLKVDELMAALKKKDDDMRAMEERYKMYLEKARNVIRALDPKLNPATAEIHALRNQLADRDKQILNLERQCEQARLREYEEKLIVSAWYNKRYSCRRTGARTSYSNKGLQDLKWAIPSLRKEEI; encoded by the exons ATGGACGAGAACAAAACGGTTTTGGTGGAGAGCCTCATAATATGG ctacAGACATTCAACACGTCTGCACTGTGCACAACAGTAGAGGACCTGACCACAGGAGCTGCCATATCACAGGCTTTACATCAAAT AGACCCGTCGTGGTTCACTGACGGATGGCTCGCTCGCATCAAAACAGACGTGGACGACAACTGGAGGCTGAAG TTGAACAACCTGAAGAAGATCCTGCAGATGGTGCTAGAGTATTACAACGAG GTCTTGGTCCAAGGGCTCTTTGGCTTCCCCCTGCCAGACGTGGCCCTGGTTGCTGAGCACTCGGACCCTGTGGAGCTGGGCAGGCTGCTGCAGCTCGTCCTGGGCTGCGCCGTCAAATGTGAGCGCAAGCAAG AATACATCCAGATCATCATGACGCTGGAGGAGTCCGTGCAACACGTCGTCATGGCAGCCATCCAGGAG cTATTACATAGAGAGACCATGACCCCCTTAGGAGCAGAACTGTCTGGGGACCTGGAACAGCAG CTCAGAAAAGCTCTGGAGGAACTTACGGAACTTTCGTCAGAGAAGGAAGCGCTCGCGCAACGCTGCCAGGAGTTGGACCAGCAG GTGGCCATTCTCCAAGAGGAGCATAACATCCTGCTGGCCGAGAACGATGTCCTGACCGACCGAGCCAATCAGCTGGACACCTTCGACGATCCCAACACGCCGTCGGGCAGGAAGCACAGCCAGTTACAGCAGCAGCTGGAAGCGTTGCAGGAGGAGAACTTCAG GTTGGAGGCTGCCAAGGACGATTACAGGATCCACTGCGAGGAGCTGGAGAAGCAGCTGGTGGAAGTCCAGCACCGCAACGACGAGCTCACCGGCCTGGCGGAGGAGTCCCGATCGCTCAAAGACGAGCTGGACGTCCTcag gAATTGTTCCGACCGGGTGGTGATGCTGGAGGCCTCGGTGGAGACGTACAAGCGAAAGCTGGAGAACCTGGGGGACCTGAAGAGGCAGATGAAGCTTTTAGAGGAGAACAACACCATCTACATGCAGAACACCGTCAGCCTGGAGGAGGAGCTGCGCAAGGCCAACGCCGCCCGTGCGCAGCTGGAGACGTACAAGCGCCAG GTCCAAGAACTCCACAGAAAGTTGTCGGACGAGACGAGGCGAGCGGACAACCAGGCCTTTGAGATGAAGAAGCTGGAGGAGAAACACGAGTTGGTGGTGAAGGAGAAAGAG CGCGTCATCGTGGAAAGAGACTCCCTGAAGGAACTCAATGAGGAACTTCGGTGCACCCAAGCGCAGCAGCGCCAGCTCTCCCAAGCAG GGATGCTTCCTTGCAGGAGCCCCAGCCACGATAACCTGGCAGCAGAATTGATCCCCGTCGAGCACAG AGAGAAGTTCATCAGGCTTCAGCACGAGAACAGGATGCTGAGAGTGCAGCAGGAGGAGATTGAGCGGGAGAAGATCGCCTCTCTGCAGGCTCAGCTGGAGGATGCGCACAAGAGTCACAGCCAACTGGACACAGAGAACAG ATTGAGTCGCCAGCGGGTCAGCGAGCTACAGCAGCAGGTTGAGGATCTCCAGAAGGCTCTGCAGAGTCAGGCCGTCAAGCCCGATGAC TCAAACCTGAAGCGGAAACTGGATGCGCACAT GGTCCAGCTGAATGAGGCTCAGGACGAAATAATGAAGAAGAAAGAACTGCTGGAGGACCTGCAGCCCGACAacactcagaact CGTTAAAGGTGGACGAGCTCATGGCTGCACTGAAGAAGAAGGATGACGACATGAGGGCCATGGAGGAAAGGTACAAAATGTACCTGGAGAAAGCTCGCAAT GTGATCCGAGCTCTCGACCCTAAACTGAACCCTGCCACCGCTGAGATCCACGCTCTGAGGAACCAGCTGGCAGACCGAGACAAGCAAATCCTCAACCTTGAG CGTCAGTGCGAGCAGGCCCGACTGCGCGAATATGAGGAGAAGCTGATCGTCTCGGCTTGGTACAACAAG agaTATTCTTGCAGAAGGACAGGCGCACGGACTTCATATTCAAATAAAG
- the hook1 gene encoding protein Hook homolog 1 isoform X5, with amino-acid sequence MVLEYYNEVLVQGLFGFPLPDVALVAEHSDPVELGRLLQLVLGCAVKCERKQEYIQIIMTLEESVQHVVMAAIQELLHRETMTPLGAELSGDLEQQLRKALEELTELSSEKEALAQRCQELDQQVAILQEEHNILLAENDVLTDRANQLDTFDDPNTPSGRKHSQLQQQLEALQEENFRLEAAKDDYRIHCEELEKQLVEVQHRNDELTGLAEESRSLKDELDVLRNCSDRVVMLEASVETYKRKLENLGDLKRQMKLLEENNTIYMQNTVSLEEELRKANAARAQLETYKRQVQELHRKLSDETRRADNQAFEMKKLEEKHELVVKEKERVIVERDSLKELNEELRCTQAQQRQLSQAGMLPCRSPSHDNLAAELIPVEHREKFIRLQHENRMLRVQQEEIEREKIASLQAQLEDAHKSHSQLDTENRLSRQRVSELQQQVEDLQKALQSQAVKPDDSNLKRKLDAHMVQLNEAQDEIMKKKELLEDLQPDNTQNSLKVDELMAALKKKDDDMRAMEERYKMYLEKARNVIRALDPKLNPATAEIHALRNQLADRDKQILNLERQCEQARLREYEEKLIVSAWYNKRYSCRRTGARTSYSNKGLQDLKWAIPSLRVHQPSLQSAYPACFWNVGGIWSTWRKSTQTRGEHANSTQGARFEPGSSVL; translated from the exons ATGGTGCTAGAGTATTACAACGAG GTCTTGGTCCAAGGGCTCTTTGGCTTCCCCCTGCCAGACGTGGCCCTGGTTGCTGAGCACTCGGACCCTGTGGAGCTGGGCAGGCTGCTGCAGCTCGTCCTGGGCTGCGCCGTCAAATGTGAGCGCAAGCAAG AATACATCCAGATCATCATGACGCTGGAGGAGTCCGTGCAACACGTCGTCATGGCAGCCATCCAGGAG cTATTACATAGAGAGACCATGACCCCCTTAGGAGCAGAACTGTCTGGGGACCTGGAACAGCAG CTCAGAAAAGCTCTGGAGGAACTTACGGAACTTTCGTCAGAGAAGGAAGCGCTCGCGCAACGCTGCCAGGAGTTGGACCAGCAG GTGGCCATTCTCCAAGAGGAGCATAACATCCTGCTGGCCGAGAACGATGTCCTGACCGACCGAGCCAATCAGCTGGACACCTTCGACGATCCCAACACGCCGTCGGGCAGGAAGCACAGCCAGTTACAGCAGCAGCTGGAAGCGTTGCAGGAGGAGAACTTCAG GTTGGAGGCTGCCAAGGACGATTACAGGATCCACTGCGAGGAGCTGGAGAAGCAGCTGGTGGAAGTCCAGCACCGCAACGACGAGCTCACCGGCCTGGCGGAGGAGTCCCGATCGCTCAAAGACGAGCTGGACGTCCTcag gAATTGTTCCGACCGGGTGGTGATGCTGGAGGCCTCGGTGGAGACGTACAAGCGAAAGCTGGAGAACCTGGGGGACCTGAAGAGGCAGATGAAGCTTTTAGAGGAGAACAACACCATCTACATGCAGAACACCGTCAGCCTGGAGGAGGAGCTGCGCAAGGCCAACGCCGCCCGTGCGCAGCTGGAGACGTACAAGCGCCAG GTCCAAGAACTCCACAGAAAGTTGTCGGACGAGACGAGGCGAGCGGACAACCAGGCCTTTGAGATGAAGAAGCTGGAGGAGAAACACGAGTTGGTGGTGAAGGAGAAAGAG CGCGTCATCGTGGAAAGAGACTCCCTGAAGGAACTCAATGAGGAACTTCGGTGCACCCAAGCGCAGCAGCGCCAGCTCTCCCAAGCAG GGATGCTTCCTTGCAGGAGCCCCAGCCACGATAACCTGGCAGCAGAATTGATCCCCGTCGAGCACAG AGAGAAGTTCATCAGGCTTCAGCACGAGAACAGGATGCTGAGAGTGCAGCAGGAGGAGATTGAGCGGGAGAAGATCGCCTCTCTGCAGGCTCAGCTGGAGGATGCGCACAAGAGTCACAGCCAACTGGACACAGAGAACAG ATTGAGTCGCCAGCGGGTCAGCGAGCTACAGCAGCAGGTTGAGGATCTCCAGAAGGCTCTGCAGAGTCAGGCCGTCAAGCCCGATGAC TCAAACCTGAAGCGGAAACTGGATGCGCACAT GGTCCAGCTGAATGAGGCTCAGGACGAAATAATGAAGAAGAAAGAACTGCTGGAGGACCTGCAGCCCGACAacactcagaact CGTTAAAGGTGGACGAGCTCATGGCTGCACTGAAGAAGAAGGATGACGACATGAGGGCCATGGAGGAAAGGTACAAAATGTACCTGGAGAAAGCTCGCAAT GTGATCCGAGCTCTCGACCCTAAACTGAACCCTGCCACCGCTGAGATCCACGCTCTGAGGAACCAGCTGGCAGACCGAGACAAGCAAATCCTCAACCTTGAG CGTCAGTGCGAGCAGGCCCGACTGCGCGAATATGAGGAGAAGCTGATCGTCTCGGCTTGGTACAACAAG agaTATTCTTGCAGAAGGACAGGCGCACGGACTTCATATTCAAATAAAG
- the hook1 gene encoding protein Hook homolog 1 isoform X2 produces MDENKTVLVESLIIWLQTFNTSALCTTVEDLTTGAAISQALHQIDPSWFTDGWLARIKTDVDDNWRLKLNNLKKILQMVLEYYNEVLVQGLFGFPLPDVALVAEHSDPVELGRLLQLVLGCAVKCERKQEYIQIIMTLEESVQHVVMAAIQELLHRETMTPLGAELSGDLEQQLRKALEELTELSSEKEALAQRCQELDQQVAILQEEHNILLAENDVLTDRANQLDTFDDPNTPSGRKHSQLQQQLEALQEENFRLEAAKDDYRIHCEELEKQLVEVQHRNDELTGLAEESRSLKDELDVLRNCSDRVVMLEASVETYKRKLENLGDLKRQMKLLEENNTIYMQNTVSLEEELRKANAARAQLETYKRQVQELHRKLSDETRRADNQAFEMKKLEEKHELVVKEKERVIVERDSLKELNEELRCTQAQQRQLSQAGMLPCRSPSHDNLAAELIPVEHREKFIRLQHENRMLRVQQEEIEREKIASLQAQLEDAHKSHSQLDTENRLSRQRVSELQQQVEDLQKALQSQAVKPDDSNLKRKLDAHMVQLNEAQDEIMKKKELLEDLQPDNTQNSLKVDELMAALKKKDDDMRAMEERYKMYLEKARNVIRALDPKLNPATAEIHALRNQLADRDKQILNLERQCEQARLREYEEKLIVSAWYNKSLNFQKLAIESRLGGRVGSAQSPGQSFLSQQRQVSNAPRRALSISVPSATSK; encoded by the exons ATGGACGAGAACAAAACGGTTTTGGTGGAGAGCCTCATAATATGG ctacAGACATTCAACACGTCTGCACTGTGCACAACAGTAGAGGACCTGACCACAGGAGCTGCCATATCACAGGCTTTACATCAAAT AGACCCGTCGTGGTTCACTGACGGATGGCTCGCTCGCATCAAAACAGACGTGGACGACAACTGGAGGCTGAAG TTGAACAACCTGAAGAAGATCCTGCAGATGGTGCTAGAGTATTACAACGAG GTCTTGGTCCAAGGGCTCTTTGGCTTCCCCCTGCCAGACGTGGCCCTGGTTGCTGAGCACTCGGACCCTGTGGAGCTGGGCAGGCTGCTGCAGCTCGTCCTGGGCTGCGCCGTCAAATGTGAGCGCAAGCAAG AATACATCCAGATCATCATGACGCTGGAGGAGTCCGTGCAACACGTCGTCATGGCAGCCATCCAGGAG cTATTACATAGAGAGACCATGACCCCCTTAGGAGCAGAACTGTCTGGGGACCTGGAACAGCAG CTCAGAAAAGCTCTGGAGGAACTTACGGAACTTTCGTCAGAGAAGGAAGCGCTCGCGCAACGCTGCCAGGAGTTGGACCAGCAG GTGGCCATTCTCCAAGAGGAGCATAACATCCTGCTGGCCGAGAACGATGTCCTGACCGACCGAGCCAATCAGCTGGACACCTTCGACGATCCCAACACGCCGTCGGGCAGGAAGCACAGCCAGTTACAGCAGCAGCTGGAAGCGTTGCAGGAGGAGAACTTCAG GTTGGAGGCTGCCAAGGACGATTACAGGATCCACTGCGAGGAGCTGGAGAAGCAGCTGGTGGAAGTCCAGCACCGCAACGACGAGCTCACCGGCCTGGCGGAGGAGTCCCGATCGCTCAAAGACGAGCTGGACGTCCTcag gAATTGTTCCGACCGGGTGGTGATGCTGGAGGCCTCGGTGGAGACGTACAAGCGAAAGCTGGAGAACCTGGGGGACCTGAAGAGGCAGATGAAGCTTTTAGAGGAGAACAACACCATCTACATGCAGAACACCGTCAGCCTGGAGGAGGAGCTGCGCAAGGCCAACGCCGCCCGTGCGCAGCTGGAGACGTACAAGCGCCAG GTCCAAGAACTCCACAGAAAGTTGTCGGACGAGACGAGGCGAGCGGACAACCAGGCCTTTGAGATGAAGAAGCTGGAGGAGAAACACGAGTTGGTGGTGAAGGAGAAAGAG CGCGTCATCGTGGAAAGAGACTCCCTGAAGGAACTCAATGAGGAACTTCGGTGCACCCAAGCGCAGCAGCGCCAGCTCTCCCAAGCAG GGATGCTTCCTTGCAGGAGCCCCAGCCACGATAACCTGGCAGCAGAATTGATCCCCGTCGAGCACAG AGAGAAGTTCATCAGGCTTCAGCACGAGAACAGGATGCTGAGAGTGCAGCAGGAGGAGATTGAGCGGGAGAAGATCGCCTCTCTGCAGGCTCAGCTGGAGGATGCGCACAAGAGTCACAGCCAACTGGACACAGAGAACAG ATTGAGTCGCCAGCGGGTCAGCGAGCTACAGCAGCAGGTTGAGGATCTCCAGAAGGCTCTGCAGAGTCAGGCCGTCAAGCCCGATGAC TCAAACCTGAAGCGGAAACTGGATGCGCACAT GGTCCAGCTGAATGAGGCTCAGGACGAAATAATGAAGAAGAAAGAACTGCTGGAGGACCTGCAGCCCGACAacactcagaact CGTTAAAGGTGGACGAGCTCATGGCTGCACTGAAGAAGAAGGATGACGACATGAGGGCCATGGAGGAAAGGTACAAAATGTACCTGGAGAAAGCTCGCAAT GTGATCCGAGCTCTCGACCCTAAACTGAACCCTGCCACCGCTGAGATCCACGCTCTGAGGAACCAGCTGGCAGACCGAGACAAGCAAATCCTCAACCTTGAG CGTCAGTGCGAGCAGGCCCGACTGCGCGAATATGAGGAGAAGCTGATCGTCTCGGCTTGGTACAACAAG AGTCTGAACTTTCAGAAGCTGGCCATCGAGTCGCGTCTCGGCGGCCGCGTCGGCTCCGCGCAGTCCCCCGGCCAGTCCTTCTTGTCCCAACAGCGGCAAGTGTCCAACGCCCCTCGCCGGGCGCTCTCCATCAGCGTGCCCAGCGCCACCTCCAAATAG